A section of the Lynx canadensis isolate LIC74 chromosome A1, mLynCan4.pri.v2, whole genome shotgun sequence genome encodes:
- the DDX41 gene encoding probable ATP-dependent RNA helicase DDX41: MEDSEPERKRVRTDEATATGSRSEAEDEDDEDYVPYVPLRQRRQLLLQKLLQRRRKGAAEEELQDSGSEPRGDEDDIPLGPQSNVSLLDQHQHLKEKAEARKESAKEKQLKEEEKILESVAEGRALMSVKEMAKGITYDDPIKTSWTPPRYVLSMSEERHERVRKKYHILVEGDGIPPPIKSFKEMKFPAAILRGLKKKGIHHPTPIQIQGIPTILSGRDMIGIAFTGSGKTLVFTLPVIMFCLEQEKRLPFSKREGPYGLIICPSRELARQTHGILEYYCRLLQEDSSPLLRCALCIGGMSVKEQMETIRHGVHMMVATPGRLMDLLQKKMVSLDICRYLALDEADRMIDMGFEGDIRTIFSYFKGQRQTLLFSATMPKKIQNFAKSALVKPVTINVGRAGAASLDVIQEVEYVKEEAKMVYLLECLQKTPPPVLIFAEKKADVDAIHEYLLLKGVEAVAIHGGKDQEERTKAIEAFREGKKDVLVATDVASKGLDFPAIQHVINYDMPEEIENYVHRIGRTGRSGNTGIATTFINKACDESVLMDLKALLLEAKQKVPPVLQVLHCGDESMLDIGGERGCAFCGGLGHRITDCPKLEAMQTKQVSNIGRKDYLAHSSMDF, translated from the exons ATGGAGGACTCGGAACCTGAACGGAAG CGTGTTCGCACAGATGAAGCGACTGCCACAGGAAGCCGCTCCGAGGCGGAGGATGAGGACGACGAAGACTACGTGCCTTACGTGCCTTTGCGACAGCGGCGGCAACTGTTG CTCCAGAAGCTATTGCAGCGAAGGCGCAAAGGAGCTGCGGAGGAGGAGCTGCAGGACAGCGGCAGCGAGCCCCGGGGAGATGAGGACGACATCCCTCTGGGCCCACAGTCCAACGTCAGCCTCCTGGATCAGCACCAGCACCTTAAAGAGAAGGCTGAAG CTCGCAAGGAGTCTGCCAAGGAGAAGCAgctgaaagaagaggaaaagatccTGGAGAGTGTGGCAGAGGGCCGAG CTTTGATGTCGGTGAAGGAAATGGCCAAGGGAATCACATATGACGATCCAATCAAAACCAG TTGGACACCTCCCCGTTATGTCCTGAGCATGTCTGAAGAGCGGCATGAGCGCGTGAGGAAGAAGTATCACATCCTGGTGGAAGGAGATGGTATCCCACCACCCATAAAGAGCTTCAAGGAAATGAAATTTCCTGCAG CCATCCTGAGAGGCCTGAAGAAGAAAGGCATCCACCACCCAACACCCATTCAGATCCAGGGCATCCCCACCAT CCTGTCTGGCCGTGACATGATAGGTATTGCCTTCACGGGTTCAGGCAAGACATTGGTGTTCACATTGCCTGTCATCATGTTCTGCCTGGAACAAGAAAAGAGGTTACCTTTCTCCAAGCGTGAAGGGCCCTATGGACTCATCATCTGTCCCTCA CGGGAGCTGGCCCGGCAGACCCACGGCATTCTGGAGTATTATTGCCGCCTGCTACAGGAGGATAGCTCCCCACTCCTGCGCTGCGCTCTCTGCATTGGGGGCATGTCTGTCAAAGAGCAGATGGAAACCATCCGACA TGGTGTGCATATGATGGTGGCCACCCCTGGGCGCCTCATGGATCTGCTGCAGAAGAAGATGGTCAGCCTAGACATCTGTCGCTACCTGGCTCTGGACGAGGCTGACCGCATGATTGACATGGGTTTCGAGGGCGACATCCGCACCATCTTCTCCTACTTCAAG GGCCAGCGGCAGACCCTACTTTTCAGTGCCACCATGCCTAAGAAGATTCAGAACTTTGCCAAGAGTGCCCTGGTAAAGCCTGTCACGATCAACGTGGGACGTGCCGGAGCCGCCAGCCTGGATGTCATCCAG GAGGTGGAATATGTGAAGGAAGAGGCCAAGATGGTATACCTGCTCGAGTGCCTACAGAAAACACCCCCACCC GTGCTCATCTTTGCGGAGAAGAAGGCAGATGTGGATGCCATCCACGAGTACTTGCTGCTCAAGGGGGTCGAAGCGGTGGCCATCCATGGGGGCAAAG ACCAGGAGGAACGGACCAAGGCCATCGAGGCATTCCGGGAAGGCAAGAAGGATGTCCTGGTGGCCACAGACGTAGCCTCCAAGGGCTTGGATTTCCCTGCCATCCAGCATGTCATAAATTATGACATGCCTGAGGAGATCGAGAACTACG TGCACCGTATCGGCCGTACCGGGCGCTCAGGAAACACAGGTATCGCCACGACCTTCATCAACAAGGCCTGTG ATGAGTCGGTGCTGATGGACCTCAAAGCCCTGCTGCTAGAGGCTAAGCAGAAGGTACCACCCGTGCTGCAAGTGCTACACTGTGGAGATGAGTCCATGCTGGACATTGGAG GAGAGCGTGGCTGTGCCTTCTGTGGTGGCCTGGGCCATCGAATCACGGACTGCCCCAAACTGGAGGCTATGCAGACCAAGCAGGTCAGCAACATTGGCCGCAAGGATTACCTGGCTCACAGCTCCATGGACTTCTAA